Proteins from one Streptosporangium becharense genomic window:
- a CDS encoding PspC domain-containing protein, which translates to MNENDFSGIKQLRRTRDGRVIAGVAAGLGRYVGVDPNVIRAVLAIATFFGGLGVAIYAIGWLVLPEEDKNRSLLQDLIDKNKDNPVWLDAKAKAEQGWAKATSQYRASHPQAPNHPANQAPNYPTHQEPFPQNPATGSYYSAPGSQHPAPAAPYDTAVGDDDHRSRA; encoded by the coding sequence ATGAACGAAAACGACTTCTCCGGCATCAAGCAGCTCCGCAGGACCAGGGACGGACGGGTCATCGCGGGTGTCGCCGCGGGCCTCGGCCGCTACGTCGGCGTCGACCCCAACGTCATCCGGGCGGTCCTCGCCATCGCCACCTTCTTCGGGGGGCTCGGCGTGGCGATCTACGCCATCGGCTGGCTGGTCCTGCCCGAGGAGGACAAGAACCGGTCACTGCTCCAGGACCTGATCGACAAGAACAAGGACAACCCGGTCTGGCTGGACGCCAAGGCCAAGGCGGAGCAGGGCTGGGCCAAGGCCACCAGCCAGTACCGCGCCTCGCACCCGCAGGCCCCGAACCACCCGGCCAACCAGGCCCCGAACTACCCGACCCACCAGGAGCCGTTCCCGCAGAACCCCGCCACCGGCTCGTACTACTCCGCTCCGGGTTCGCAGCACCCCGCTCCCGCGGCGCCGTACGACACGGCCGTGGGCGACGACGACCACCGCTCCCGGGCGTGA
- a CDS encoding MFS transporter, translating into MAATKSGRLPGRHRRPAERQATYGEVIALGEFRALWLGQGLSLLGDQLSRVALSVLVFERTDSPLATASVYALTYLPPIIGGPLLAGLADRYARRRIMIACDLLRALLVALMAIPGTSFPVLCALVFCVVLLSAPFSAARAALLPELLEGDRYVAGSALQNMTNQGAQMLGFAAGGALIMAMGPYRALALDAVTFLLSALIIVFGVRRRPAPAQADGGRPSMWMMTRAGARLVFGDRRLRTLVLIAWLCGFYVLPEGIATPYAAALTGGDDAQRISLVTGLLMGAMPTGTVVGAFLFSRYVSPSGRLRMMGWMAMLTCAPLVLCALRPPLTVVLVLWFLSGVGGAYQLAANAAFVQCVPAEQRGQAFGLVQSGLLASQGLGILVGGAAADHLGPELVVALAGAAGLTVAAALAALWRRCRREVIERVRAEAPL; encoded by the coding sequence ATGGCGGCCACCAAGTCCGGCCGGCTACCCGGGCGGCACCGCCGCCCTGCCGAACGCCAAGCAACCTACGGCGAGGTCATCGCCCTCGGGGAGTTTCGCGCGCTCTGGCTCGGCCAAGGGCTTTCCCTCCTCGGCGACCAACTCTCCCGGGTGGCGTTGTCCGTCCTGGTATTCGAACGGACGGACTCCCCCCTGGCCACGGCGTCGGTCTACGCGCTGACCTACCTGCCACCGATCATCGGCGGACCGCTGCTGGCCGGTCTCGCCGACCGCTACGCGCGGCGGCGGATCATGATCGCCTGTGATCTGCTCCGCGCTCTCCTGGTCGCGCTCATGGCGATCCCCGGCACGTCGTTCCCCGTGCTGTGCGCGCTGGTCTTCTGCGTGGTGCTGCTCAGCGCGCCGTTCTCGGCGGCCCGGGCCGCCCTGCTTCCGGAGCTCCTGGAAGGAGACCGCTACGTCGCGGGATCCGCCCTGCAGAACATGACCAACCAGGGCGCCCAGATGCTGGGCTTCGCCGCCGGTGGAGCACTGATCATGGCGATGGGCCCGTACCGCGCGTTGGCCCTGGACGCGGTGACCTTCCTGCTCTCGGCCCTCATCATCGTCTTCGGGGTGCGCCGGCGTCCCGCGCCGGCTCAGGCCGACGGCGGACGGCCGTCGATGTGGATGATGACCCGCGCCGGCGCCCGGCTGGTCTTCGGCGACCGGCGGCTGCGGACCCTGGTGCTCATCGCCTGGCTGTGCGGCTTCTACGTGCTTCCCGAGGGGATCGCCACCCCCTACGCCGCCGCGCTGACCGGTGGTGACGACGCGCAGCGGATCTCGCTCGTCACCGGTCTGCTGATGGGGGCGATGCCGACCGGAACCGTTGTCGGCGCCTTCCTGTTCAGCCGTTACGTCAGCCCGTCGGGCCGGCTGCGGATGATGGGCTGGATGGCGATGCTGACCTGTGCGCCGCTGGTGCTGTGCGCGCTGCGGCCACCGCTCACCGTGGTGCTGGTGCTGTGGTTCCTCTCCGGCGTCGGAGGGGCCTACCAGCTCGCGGCCAACGCCGCGTTCGTGCAGTGCGTCCCCGCCGAGCAACGGGGACAGGCCTTCGGTCTCGTGCAGTCGGGCCTGCTCGCCTCCCAGGGGCTCGGGATCCTCGTCGGAGGGGCCGCGGCCGACCACCTCGGCCCCGAGCTCGTGGTGGCGCTGGCCGGCGCGGCCGGGCTCACCGTGGCGGCCGCGCTGGCCGCGCTCTGGAGACGGTGCCGCCGGGAGGTCATCGAGAGGGTCCGCGCGGAGGCGCCCCTCTGA
- a CDS encoding metallopeptidase family protein: protein MTGVIEVSREKFEELVAEALDTIPPELTKVMDNVVVVVVDDPPEPDLLGLYTGIPLTERGEWYAGVLPDRIEIYRNPICSICETEEDVVEEVQITVVHEIAHHFGIDDDRLHELGW from the coding sequence ATGACGGGTGTGATCGAGGTCTCGCGGGAGAAGTTCGAAGAGCTCGTGGCCGAAGCGCTGGACACGATCCCTCCCGAGCTGACGAAAGTCATGGACAACGTGGTCGTGGTGGTCGTCGACGACCCACCCGAGCCAGATCTCCTCGGTCTTTACACGGGCATTCCGCTCACCGAACGGGGTGAGTGGTACGCAGGAGTGTTACCCGACCGGATCGAGATCTACCGCAACCCCATCTGCTCGATCTGCGAGACCGAGGAGGACGTCGTCGAGGAGGTGCAGATAACCGTCGTGCACGAAATCGCCCACCATTTCGGCATAGACGACGATCGTCTGCACGAGCTTGGCTGGTGA
- a CDS encoding metallophosphoesterase family protein, whose amino-acid sequence MNIGRWTKGARRFATGRIARGVAVVAVAIAGAWLGIVLGGSIRSTVGPVELGMAAEPSWTGETVVDAHPFGTLLFDTHDAPVGLRVTLENINPDRARGFLDDPQFSADRLPRLLEEELGEGVRTMALRAGFCGLAGALVVALVVFRRPGPALAGMLSVAVAMAGTGAATALTFRPDSVVEPKYTGLLAGAPSLVGDAESIVTRFESYRVQLAKIVNNVSQLYDTVSSLPVYDADPTSIRVLHVSDIHLNPIGWNLIRSVTAQFEIDLIIDTGDLTDHGTGPEDRFVEEIGTFGVPYVFVRGNHDSKATQRAVAKQKGAVVLDGAAQTVAGLRIYGLGDPRFTPDKSVPVDSDLASLEALGRSHAAGLAQETEPVDLVAVHDPTIAKGFSGAVPMVLTGHSHERSTELLPSGTRVLVQGSTGGAGLRALEHDEPTPVAASVLYFDRATHRLRAWDDITLGGLGEQSVQIQRHVEADPGRTISPVPTVTPSPAGSASATPTP is encoded by the coding sequence ATGAACATCGGCAGGTGGACCAAGGGGGCCCGGCGCTTCGCCACGGGGCGGATCGCGCGCGGCGTGGCGGTCGTCGCCGTCGCCATCGCCGGGGCCTGGCTCGGCATCGTGCTGGGCGGCTCCATCCGCAGCACGGTCGGCCCGGTCGAGCTGGGCATGGCGGCCGAGCCCTCCTGGACGGGTGAGACCGTCGTCGACGCTCACCCTTTCGGCACGCTTCTGTTCGACACCCATGACGCCCCCGTCGGCCTGCGGGTGACCCTGGAGAACATCAACCCCGACCGGGCTCGCGGATTCCTCGACGATCCGCAGTTCTCCGCCGACCGGCTGCCCCGGCTCCTGGAGGAGGAACTGGGCGAGGGCGTCAGGACGATGGCGCTGCGCGCCGGCTTCTGCGGCCTGGCGGGCGCCCTGGTCGTCGCCCTCGTGGTCTTCCGGCGCCCGGGACCCGCCCTGGCGGGCATGCTGAGCGTCGCCGTGGCCATGGCCGGCACAGGCGCGGCCACGGCCCTCACCTTCCGGCCCGACTCCGTGGTGGAGCCGAAGTACACCGGCCTGCTGGCGGGCGCGCCGTCCCTGGTCGGCGACGCCGAGTCGATCGTGACCAGGTTCGAGTCATACCGGGTCCAGCTTGCCAAGATCGTGAACAACGTCTCCCAGCTGTACGACACGGTCTCCTCGCTGCCGGTCTACGACGCGGACCCCACCTCCATCCGGGTGCTGCACGTCTCCGACATCCATCTCAACCCCATCGGATGGAACCTCATCCGCTCCGTGACCGCCCAGTTCGAGATCGACCTGATCATCGACACCGGTGATCTGACCGACCACGGCACCGGTCCCGAGGACAGGTTCGTCGAGGAGATCGGCACCTTCGGCGTGCCGTACGTCTTCGTGCGGGGCAACCACGACTCCAAGGCCACCCAGCGGGCCGTGGCGAAGCAGAAGGGGGCCGTCGTGCTCGACGGGGCCGCCCAGACCGTGGCCGGGCTGCGCATCTACGGCCTCGGCGACCCCAGGTTCACCCCTGACAAGTCCGTCCCCGTCGACTCCGACCTCGCCTCCCTGGAGGCGCTGGGCCGTTCCCACGCCGCCGGGCTGGCGCAGGAGACCGAGCCTGTCGATCTGGTCGCCGTGCACGATCCGACGATCGCCAAGGGCTTCTCCGGCGCCGTCCCCATGGTCCTGACCGGACACTCCCACGAGCGCTCCACCGAACTGCTCCCCTCCGGCACCCGCGTCCTGGTCCAGGGCTCCACCGGCGGCGCCGGGCTGCGGGCCCTCGAACACGACGAACCCACCCCCGTCGCGGCCTCCGTCCTGTACTTCGACCGCGCCACGCACCGCCTGCGGGCCTGGGACGACATCACCCTGGGAGGGCTCGGTGAGCAGTCCGTTCAGATCCAGCGTCACGTTGAGGCCGACCCTGGCCGTACAATTTCTCCTGTGCCGACGGTCACCCCGTCTCCAGCGGGGTCGGCCAGCGCCACGCCGACGCCGTAA
- a CDS encoding tyrosine-type recombinase/integrase codes for MAKTALGTPEEEPKRQSRRRIRKRSNGEGSIWPRKDGRYGYAAFVPTTGGAIKRVQGSARSQDEARRKLTELLKNSDEGIPVSSENWTVGDYLNYWLVHIVREERRPKTYQGYESVVRLHLIPGLGKRRLNKLNAQDVRLFITRTRTECQCCKHGWDASREKPLCCALKSGRCCESRLSTRMVQSVHAVLRNALESAVREEIIPRNAAKLVKVPVPKYKVNRGLTMPQARALLKAAREHRLSALYVLALCLGLRRGELLGLRWVDVDLDGGKLEVIQTLQRVGGRLQFVRPKSDDSERTVPLPSICVEALREHRRRQFAERSDRWPNWEEHGLVFPSRRGTPMEPDNLRRSWGTIRKAAGLGDMRFHDLRHTCVTLLLNLGVPPQVVRDIVGHSDIEVTMTIYAHVSLDDKRNALGKLGDALD; via the coding sequence ATGGCCAAGACAGCGCTCGGCACGCCCGAGGAGGAACCGAAGCGGCAGAGCCGGCGCCGCATCCGTAAGCGCTCCAACGGTGAGGGAAGCATCTGGCCCCGGAAGGACGGCCGGTACGGCTACGCCGCCTTCGTTCCTACGACGGGCGGAGCCATCAAGCGAGTGCAGGGCTCGGCCCGATCCCAGGATGAGGCCAGAAGGAAGCTGACCGAGCTTCTGAAGAACTCCGACGAGGGTATCCCCGTCTCCTCGGAGAACTGGACCGTCGGCGACTACCTGAACTACTGGCTGGTACACATCGTCCGTGAGGAACGGCGTCCCAAGACCTACCAGGGTTATGAGAGCGTCGTCCGGCTCCACCTGATCCCCGGCCTGGGCAAGCGGCGGCTGAACAAGCTCAACGCCCAGGACGTCCGGCTGTTCATCACCCGCACCCGTACCGAGTGCCAGTGCTGCAAGCACGGTTGGGACGCCTCCCGGGAGAAGCCTCTCTGCTGCGCGCTCAAGAGCGGCCGATGCTGCGAGTCCCGGCTGTCGACCCGCATGGTTCAGTCCGTACACGCCGTCCTCCGCAACGCCCTGGAGTCCGCGGTACGCGAGGAGATCATCCCCCGCAACGCGGCCAAGCTCGTCAAGGTCCCGGTGCCCAAGTACAAGGTCAACCGCGGCCTGACCATGCCGCAGGCCCGCGCACTCCTCAAGGCCGCCCGAGAGCACCGGCTGTCCGCGCTCTACGTCCTGGCCCTATGCCTCGGCCTACGACGCGGGGAACTACTCGGACTCCGCTGGGTGGACGTCGACCTCGACGGAGGGAAACTGGAGGTGATCCAGACCCTCCAGCGGGTCGGCGGCCGTCTCCAGTTCGTCCGCCCCAAGTCCGACGACTCCGAGCGAACCGTCCCGCTCCCCTCGATCTGTGTCGAGGCGCTCCGGGAGCATCGCAGGCGGCAGTTCGCCGAACGCTCCGACCGCTGGCCGAACTGGGAGGAACACGGCCTCGTCTTCCCCTCCCGGCGCGGAACCCCGATGGAGCCGGACAACCTCCGGCGGAGCTGGGGAACGATCCGCAAGGCGGCCGGCCTCGGCGACATGCGGTTTCACGACCTCCGGCATACCTGTGTGACGCTGCTGCTCAACCTCGGCGTGCCACCCCAGGTCGTCCGCGACATCGTCGGCCACAGTGACATCGAAGTCACAATGACGATCTACGCCCACGTATCCCTCGACGACAAGCGCAACGCCCTCGGCAAGCTCGGTGATGCCCTCGACTGA
- a CDS encoding helix-turn-helix domain-containing protein translates to MDDEQLLTVDEAAARLRVSRWTLYCLIRSKELRSVKIRRRRLIPVGAVAECIHNLMEVA, encoded by the coding sequence ATGGATGACGAACAGCTCCTGACCGTCGACGAGGCCGCCGCGCGCCTCCGGGTGAGCCGGTGGACCCTGTACTGCCTGATCCGCTCCAAGGAACTCCGAAGCGTGAAGATCCGGCGTCGTCGCCTGATCCCGGTTGGCGCGGTGGCCGAGTGCATCCACAACCTGATGGAGGTGGCGTGA
- a CDS encoding replication initiator, with protein MPSTHAVAGMIARLHDPQYARWAAQIRRTGGCRQPVHLRGHVFHVDPLTGERLHSYTTATEPDGVLRVPCKTRRASRCPTCAETYRADTYQLVRAGLVGGKGVPDTVSAHPCLFVTLTAPSFGTVHTRREKDGTVLPCHARRDAGKCPHGRVMSCTARHSADESCLGEPLCPDCYDYAGSVLFNALAPELWRRFTEALRRRVAKNAGLPLRELREQVVISFAKVAEYQRRGVVHFHAVIRVDGPKGPSTAPPAWATADLLTDAVQHAASAVTVTAPEVPGEPTRAFQWGTQLDVRPITLHGDLTDQAVAAYVAKYATKAAECVGTLDRRINPLDDLEALPIREHARRLIAECLRLGVLDELAEFRLVKWAHMLGFRGHFSTKSRRYSTTLGKLRAARTEHMRGEAVTTGRLPLFDEDTVLVISHWEYAGQGLSIEDALLAAALTGNSVPPLSGEAHG; from the coding sequence ATGCCAAGCACCCACGCGGTAGCCGGGATGATCGCCCGGCTCCACGATCCCCAATACGCCCGCTGGGCCGCGCAGATCCGCCGGACCGGCGGCTGCCGACAGCCCGTCCACCTGCGCGGCCACGTCTTCCACGTCGACCCGCTCACCGGCGAGCGGCTGCACTCCTACACCACCGCCACCGAACCGGACGGCGTACTGCGGGTGCCGTGCAAGACCCGCCGCGCCTCCCGCTGCCCCACCTGTGCAGAGACCTACCGGGCCGACACCTACCAGCTCGTCCGCGCCGGCCTGGTCGGCGGCAAGGGCGTCCCAGACACCGTCAGCGCGCACCCGTGCCTGTTCGTCACCCTGACCGCCCCGTCCTTCGGCACCGTGCACACCCGGCGAGAGAAGGACGGCACGGTCCTGCCGTGCCACGCCCGCCGCGACGCCGGGAAATGCCCGCACGGACGGGTGATGTCCTGCACCGCCCGACACAGCGCCGACGAATCCTGTCTCGGCGAACCGCTGTGCCCCGACTGCTACGACTACGCGGGCAGCGTGCTGTTCAACGCCCTGGCCCCGGAGCTGTGGCGACGCTTCACCGAAGCCCTGCGCCGGCGGGTCGCCAAGAACGCCGGGCTGCCCCTGCGGGAGCTGCGTGAACAGGTCGTCATCTCCTTCGCCAAGGTCGCCGAGTACCAACGACGCGGCGTCGTCCACTTCCACGCGGTCATCCGCGTCGACGGCCCCAAGGGACCCAGCACGGCTCCTCCGGCCTGGGCGACGGCCGACCTGCTGACCGACGCCGTCCAACACGCCGCCTCCGCGGTGACGGTGACCGCCCCCGAGGTGCCCGGCGAACCCACACGGGCCTTCCAGTGGGGCACGCAGCTCGACGTCCGGCCGATCACCCTGCACGGCGACCTCACCGATCAGGCCGTGGCCGCCTACGTCGCCAAGTACGCCACCAAGGCCGCCGAATGCGTCGGCACCCTCGACCGGCGCATCAACCCCCTTGACGACCTGGAGGCGCTTCCGATCCGGGAGCATGCCCGGCGGCTCATCGCCGAGTGCCTGCGCCTGGGCGTCCTCGACGAGCTGGCCGAGTTCCGGCTCGTCAAGTGGGCCCACATGCTCGGTTTCCGCGGCCACTTCTCCACCAAGAGCCGCCGCTACTCCACCACCCTCGGCAAGCTCCGCGCCGCACGTACCGAGCACATGCGCGGAGAAGCCGTCACCACCGGACGGCTGCCCCTGTTCGACGAGGACACCGTCCTCGTCATCTCCCACTGGGAGTACGCCGGACAGGGCCTGTCGATCGAAGACGCCCTCCTCGCCGCTGCCTTAACCGGCAACAGCGTTCCGCCTTTGTCCGGAGAGGCCCATGGATGA
- a CDS encoding DUF2637 domain-containing protein — protein MTTTAPRLAVRLADSGPVLILAAIAGAGSFTHIRETATEHGQPGWMAWAVAVCVDLTCVMAARERQRDRKNGRRPDGWISWPTLVLVGGIVLSLAANLAQAEPSPWGWITAATPAGAFLIAVSMLERRASEPRTEPSPVPVPVPDAVPETVPAVTVAPEGPAALVPPPGPAVPDRDSAENGQNDSGPVPGALLDYARRVADEHHARHGRPITRDTLRSRLGVSSQLASDLLHALRDSPEPA, from the coding sequence GTGACCACGACCGCGCCCCGCCTGGCCGTACGGCTGGCCGACTCCGGACCGGTACTGATCCTCGCGGCGATCGCCGGGGCGGGTTCCTTCACCCACATCCGCGAGACCGCCACCGAGCACGGGCAACCCGGCTGGATGGCCTGGGCCGTGGCGGTCTGCGTCGACCTGACCTGTGTCATGGCCGCGCGGGAACGACAGCGCGACCGCAAGAACGGCCGGCGGCCGGACGGCTGGATCTCCTGGCCCACGCTCGTCCTCGTCGGCGGGATCGTCCTGTCCCTGGCCGCCAACCTCGCCCAGGCCGAACCGTCCCCGTGGGGGTGGATCACCGCGGCGACCCCGGCCGGAGCGTTCCTCATCGCGGTCTCCATGCTGGAACGCCGCGCCTCCGAACCCCGTACGGAACCGTCCCCGGTGCCCGTCCCCGTTCCGGACGCCGTACCGGAGACCGTTCCGGCGGTGACCGTCGCCCCCGAAGGCCCCGCCGCGCTCGTCCCACCACCCGGCCCTGCCGTACCCGACCGGGACAGCGCCGAGAACGGCCAGAACGACAGCGGTCCCGTCCCCGGCGCGCTGCTCGACTACGCCCGCCGGGTGGCCGACGAACACCACGCCCGGCACGGCCGCCCCATCACCCGCGACACCCTGCGCTCCCGGCTCGGGGTGTCCAGCCAGCTCGCCTCCGACCTGCTGCATGCCCTGCGCGACAGCCCCGAACCCGCCTGA
- a CDS encoding FtsK/SpoIIIE domain-containing protein, which translates to MIDPGHPLVKVLAVLFVLLAWRRWAPSSYWYVLVFPRKALWLRWSWRHVASGCGLTKKRQRWWFTTVPGLIASTGVVRVKRRFQRVEVDTKPWMGLPRPVRGGFRITFHLLDGQVPDDYAKVCERLAHAWRIEAVRVVDSRPGRVTLQGITRDPLAHVAPAAPPAEPPGGWRADDLLRPIVGVLETGAAWRMDFRLIPHWMNAGATQSGKSNLINALIVALAPQPIALVGFDLKGGVELSAYADRLTALATTRAECLDLLSDLIAVMGARMLACRRYGVRDIWQLPDASRPIPVVVLVDELAELFLTADKAEKDQVTRTATALLRIAQLGRAFGIHLVLSGQRIGSDLGPGVTALRAQIGGRICHRVNDPETAVMTLGDLDPEALVAARSIAPETPGVAVITGSDGRWYRARSGYVSTATAEQAAGTYAGMTPSWAQVAASGLGHELPFDTNPELAA; encoded by the coding sequence GTGATCGACCCCGGACATCCCCTCGTCAAGGTCCTCGCCGTCCTATTCGTGCTCCTCGCCTGGCGGCGCTGGGCCCCGTCCTCCTACTGGTACGTGCTCGTCTTCCCGCGCAAGGCCCTGTGGTTGCGCTGGTCCTGGCGGCACGTGGCCTCCGGGTGCGGGCTGACCAAGAAGCGTCAGCGCTGGTGGTTCACCACCGTGCCCGGCCTGATCGCCTCGACCGGCGTCGTCCGGGTCAAACGGCGCTTCCAGCGGGTCGAGGTCGACACCAAGCCGTGGATGGGCCTGCCCCGGCCGGTGCGGGGCGGCTTCCGCATCACCTTCCACCTGCTCGACGGCCAGGTGCCTGACGACTACGCCAAGGTCTGCGAGCGCCTCGCGCACGCCTGGCGGATCGAAGCGGTCCGGGTCGTCGACTCCCGGCCCGGCCGCGTCACCCTCCAGGGCATCACCCGCGACCCTTTAGCCCACGTCGCGCCCGCCGCACCTCCGGCTGAGCCTCCCGGCGGCTGGCGGGCCGACGACCTGCTCCGCCCGATCGTCGGAGTACTGGAGACCGGCGCGGCCTGGCGGATGGACTTCCGGCTCATCCCGCACTGGATGAACGCCGGGGCCACCCAGTCCGGCAAATCCAACTTGATCAACGCGCTCATCGTCGCCCTGGCCCCGCAACCGATCGCCCTGGTCGGCTTCGACCTCAAGGGCGGAGTGGAGCTGTCGGCCTACGCCGACCGGCTCACCGCGCTGGCCACCACCCGCGCCGAATGCCTCGACCTGCTCAGCGACCTCATCGCCGTCATGGGCGCCCGGATGCTCGCCTGCCGCCGCTACGGGGTGCGCGACATCTGGCAACTCCCGGACGCCTCCCGCCCGATCCCGGTCGTGGTCCTGGTCGACGAACTGGCCGAACTGTTCCTCACCGCCGACAAGGCCGAGAAAGACCAGGTCACCCGGACGGCCACCGCGCTGCTGCGCATCGCCCAGCTCGGACGCGCGTTCGGGATCCACCTGGTGCTGTCCGGCCAGCGCATCGGCTCCGACCTGGGCCCCGGCGTGACCGCGCTGCGCGCTCAGATCGGCGGACGGATCTGCCACCGGGTCAACGACCCGGAAACCGCGGTGATGACCCTGGGCGACCTCGACCCCGAAGCCCTGGTGGCCGCCCGGTCCATCGCCCCGGAGACACCCGGCGTGGCCGTGATCACCGGCTCCGACGGCCGGTGGTACCGCGCCCGGTCCGGCTACGTCTCCACCGCCACCGCCGAACAGGCCGCCGGCACCTATGCCGGGATGACCCCCTCGTGGGCTCAGGTCGCCGCCAGCGGCCTCGGCCACGAGCTGCCCTTCGACACCAACCCCGAACTCGCCGCCTGA
- a CDS encoding SCO3933 family regulatory protein, which produces MRTIPIPVDVTKLHITCAKAAKPRLVNKDTGEIKRDKDGNTMYEVTLLIEDDFNRMELVKVSITPEPPISAGDEVIPVGLVGYVWQQGDRWGISYRAQSFVPAGATRTGADL; this is translated from the coding sequence ATGCGCACCATCCCGATCCCCGTCGACGTCACCAAGCTCCACATCACCTGCGCCAAGGCCGCCAAGCCCCGCCTCGTCAACAAGGACACCGGCGAGATCAAGCGCGACAAGGACGGCAACACCATGTACGAGGTCACCCTCCTGATCGAGGACGACTTCAACCGCATGGAGCTCGTCAAGGTCAGCATCACCCCGGAACCGCCCATCTCGGCCGGCGACGAGGTGATCCCGGTCGGCCTGGTCGGCTACGTCTGGCAGCAGGGCGACCGGTGGGGCATCTCCTACCGGGCTCAGTCCTTCGTCCCCGCAGGCGCGACCAGAACGGGGGCGGACCTGTGA
- a CDS encoding GntR family transcriptional regulator, translated as MMVEKSGRPAYLQIVDELRGQIRAGSLPPGTALPSIAQLCERFDVSASVVKAAISVLRTEGVVIGQQGKGVFVRETPAETPEPEASEATAEILDQLTQMRQSLKELGDRLAALESAVFQEPK; from the coding sequence ATGATGGTGGAGAAGAGCGGGCGACCGGCCTACCTGCAGATCGTCGACGAGCTGCGCGGTCAGATCCGCGCCGGCTCGCTGCCGCCCGGCACCGCTCTGCCTTCCATCGCCCAGCTCTGCGAGCGGTTCGACGTCTCCGCCAGCGTGGTCAAGGCCGCCATCAGCGTTCTGCGCACCGAAGGGGTCGTGATCGGCCAGCAGGGCAAGGGCGTGTTCGTCCGCGAGACGCCGGCCGAGACCCCTGAGCCGGAGGCGTCCGAGGCGACCGCCGAGATCCTGGACCAGCTCACCCAGATGCGCCAGTCGCTCAAGGAGCTGGGGGATCGGCTTGCCGCTCTGGAGTCGGCGGTATTCCAAGAGCCGAAGTGA